One genomic window of Gracilinema caldarium DSM 7334 includes the following:
- a CDS encoding DNA-3-methyladenine glycosylase I, with the protein MMNDSLQRCPWCLSDSEYQQYHDYEWGVPLHDEQKLFSLLILEGAQAGLSWITILKRRKGYLDAMDNLDPDKLARYNDSDITRLMLDSRIIQNRRKLESAVSNARAFLAMKERGISFSNWLWAWVEDRPIQNHWSSLSEVPAVTPLSDTISRELKRLGFTFVGPTIIYAYMQSAGLVNDHLVQCYRHYELLPG; encoded by the coding sequence ATGATGAACGATTCATTACAACGTTGTCCTTGGTGCCTCTCTGATAGTGAGTATCAGCAGTATCATGATTATGAGTGGGGTGTTCCCTTGCATGATGAGCAGAAGCTTTTTTCATTGCTTATACTCGAAGGGGCTCAGGCTGGGCTTTCATGGATCACTATCTTGAAACGCCGTAAGGGGTACCTGGATGCTATGGACAACCTGGATCCAGATAAACTGGCTCGGTACAACGATAGCGATATTACACGGCTCATGCTCGATAGTCGTATTATCCAAAACCGTAGAAAACTTGAATCCGCAGTCAGTAATGCCCGAGCCTTTCTTGCCATGAAAGAGCGGGGGATATCCTTTTCTAACTGGCTCTGGGCATGGGTTGAGGACCGGCCGATACAAAACCACTGGAGCAGTCTTTCCGAGGTACCCGCCGTAACACCTCTTTCAGATACTATTTCCAGAGAGCTGAAACGTCTGGGCTTCACTTTTGTGGGACCTACTATCATCTATGCCTACATGCAATCTGCAGGCCTTGTGAACGACCACCTCGTACAGTGCTACCGTCATTACGAACTTTTACCTGGCTGA